One Myxococcales bacterium genomic region harbors:
- a CDS encoding peroxiredoxin, whose product MIEPGQKLPNVSLRESTGYSDETHCPLPPQAVETGALTAGKKVVFFGVPGAFTPTCSGKHLPGYVAAADELRAKGVDEIVCIAVNDGFVMGAWGRDQKADGKVRMLGDGSAELTKALGVDLDLTANGMGVRCKRFSMLVVDGTVRTINVEAPGKFETSDAATMLKQVAELG is encoded by the coding sequence ATGATCGAGCCCGGCCAAAAGCTTCCCAATGTGTCCCTCCGTGAGTCGACCGGCTACAGCGACGAGACGCACTGCCCCCTCCCGCCCCAGGCGGTCGAGACGGGCGCGCTCACCGCGGGCAAGAAGGTCGTCTTCTTCGGCGTCCCCGGCGCCTTCACCCCCACGTGCTCCGGCAAACACCTGCCCGGCTACGTGGCCGCGGCGGACGAGCTCCGCGCGAAGGGCGTCGACGAGATCGTGTGCATCGCCGTGAACGACGGCTTCGTCATGGGCGCCTGGGGCCGCGACCAGAAGGCCGACGGCAAGGTGCGCATGCTGGGCGACGGGAGCGCCGAGCTCACCAAGGCGCTCGGGGTCGACCTCGACCTCACGGCGAACGGCATGGGTGTACGTTGCAAGCGTTTCTCGATGCTCGTCGTCGACGGCACGGTGCGCACGATCAACGTCGAAGCCCCTGGAAAATTCGAGACGAGCGACGCCGCGACCATGTTGAAGCAGGTCGCCGAGCTCGGCTGA
- a CDS encoding DUF481 domain-containing protein yields MRKLSRFIAPLGIAALSLVSSRAFAQSPPAIGAAAPPPDAKALVAGPKGPADAPKIEAPKTDETNVNVSAGGLITTGNSKTVALTMNGLFDMRRGNNGLLVGLIGNYGESTVAPATEGKATAQNIQGKLRYDRYFLDNLSGFLITTGRHDRFQGIAFRLNLDPGVKLIAYKDEAQAFWAEAGYDFQFDARNDAGRAPTPPATELLAATRTDHSGRAFVGYRRNFNSAVTFSTGLELLQSFVKTDLGSADTRVNFDANVAAKLDFGFSLGVGFNARYDRLPIPGRNQLDTSTTLSLIYAWSDAAPKKKEEPPPCPECPSCATKEPAPAQAPAPAPEAPKAPETAPAPSTPTTPAAPTTPAPTPAPSDAPKP; encoded by the coding sequence ATGCGTAAGCTTTCTCGGTTCATCGCGCCGCTCGGCATCGCGGCGCTCTCGCTCGTCTCGTCGCGGGCGTTCGCTCAGTCTCCCCCGGCTATCGGGGCCGCGGCTCCCCCGCCCGACGCGAAGGCCCTCGTCGCCGGCCCCAAGGGCCCCGCGGACGCCCCGAAGATCGAGGCCCCGAAGACCGACGAGACGAACGTCAACGTGTCGGCCGGCGGCCTCATCACCACGGGTAACTCGAAGACCGTGGCGCTCACGATGAACGGCCTCTTCGACATGCGCCGCGGCAACAACGGCCTCTTGGTCGGGCTCATCGGCAACTACGGCGAAAGCACCGTCGCGCCGGCCACCGAGGGCAAGGCCACCGCCCAGAACATCCAGGGCAAGCTCCGCTACGACCGCTACTTCCTCGACAACCTCTCGGGCTTCTTGATCACCACGGGGCGCCACGACAGGTTCCAAGGCATCGCGTTCCGTTTGAACCTCGACCCCGGCGTGAAGCTCATCGCCTACAAAGACGAGGCGCAGGCGTTCTGGGCCGAGGCCGGTTACGACTTCCAGTTCGACGCCCGTAACGACGCGGGCCGCGCGCCCACGCCGCCCGCGACCGAGCTGCTCGCCGCGACCCGAACGGATCACTCGGGCCGCGCGTTCGTCGGATACCGCCGGAACTTCAACTCGGCGGTCACGTTCTCCACCGGCCTCGAGCTCCTCCAGTCGTTCGTGAAGACCGACCTCGGCTCGGCCGACACCCGCGTGAACTTCGACGCGAACGTCGCCGCGAAGCTCGACTTCGGCTTCTCGCTCGGCGTGGGCTTCAACGCGCGCTACGACCGGTTGCCGATCCCCGGGCGAAACCAGCTCGACACGTCGACCACGCTGAGCCTCATCTACGCGTGGTCGGACGCCGCGCCGAAGAAAAAAGAAGAGCCCCCGCCCTGCCCCGAGTGCCCGTCGTGCGCGACCAAGGAGCCCGCTCCCGCGCAGGCCCCCGCGCCCGCCCCCGAGGCCCCGAAGGCCCCTGAAACCGCGCCCGCGCCTTCGACTCCGACGACGCCCGCCGCGCCGACGACCCCGGCGCCTACGCCGGCTCCGAGCGACGCCCCCAAGCCGTGA
- a CDS encoding iron-containing alcohol dehydrogenase — MSLVRWSFPTTIVFGPGASSQLADHVKRLGKGRPLVVADAGVVKAGIVAKITAALEAAGLPTRVFDAVDPNPVEKNVFDGVAAYKAHGADIVVSVGGGSPLDAGKLIALMTTHSRPLVDYDDATGGDAFIEPNVPPIVTIPTTAGTGSEVGRSGVVTLEANGRKTVIFSPYLLAKVALLDPELTVSMPAHVTAATGFDALTHCLEAYLSKGDHPMADGIALQGLELCRDHLERATKDGADLEARGGMMKAAMMGAVAFQKGLGACHSLAHPLSSEKGMHHGLANALCLPAVCDYNTSAVPERIERVRALLDPKAKTLSEALRALRTRIGLANGLAAHGITREDIPKLAAKAIIDACHQSNPRPCTEADLAALYEASL; from the coding sequence ATGAGCCTCGTCCGTTGGAGCTTCCCCACCACCATCGTCTTCGGCCCGGGCGCGTCGTCGCAGCTCGCCGACCACGTGAAACGCCTCGGCAAAGGCCGTCCGCTCGTCGTCGCCGACGCGGGCGTGGTCAAGGCCGGCATCGTCGCCAAGATCACGGCCGCCCTCGAGGCCGCCGGGCTCCCCACGCGCGTCTTCGACGCCGTCGATCCGAACCCCGTCGAGAAGAACGTGTTCGACGGCGTCGCGGCCTACAAAGCCCACGGCGCGGACATCGTCGTGTCGGTGGGCGGAGGCTCCCCGCTCGACGCGGGCAAGCTCATCGCGCTCATGACCACGCACTCGCGCCCCCTCGTCGACTACGACGACGCCACCGGCGGCGACGCGTTCATCGAGCCCAACGTCCCCCCGATCGTCACCATCCCGACGACCGCCGGCACCGGCAGCGAGGTCGGCCGCTCGGGCGTCGTCACGCTCGAGGCCAACGGCCGAAAGACGGTCATTTTCAGCCCGTATTTGCTCGCCAAGGTGGCCCTGCTCGACCCGGAGCTCACCGTCTCGATGCCCGCGCACGTCACGGCGGCCACCGGCTTCGACGCGCTCACGCACTGCCTCGAGGCCTACCTGTCGAAGGGCGACCACCCCATGGCCGACGGCATCGCGCTCCAAGGGCTCGAGCTATGCCGCGACCACCTCGAGCGCGCCACGAAGGACGGCGCGGATCTCGAGGCGCGCGGGGGCATGATGAAGGCCGCCATGATGGGCGCGGTCGCGTTCCAGAAGGGCCTCGGCGCCTGCCACTCCCTCGCCCACCCGCTCTCGAGCGAAAAGGGCATGCACCACGGCCTCGCGAACGCGCTCTGCCTCCCCGCCGTGTGCGACTACAACACGTCGGCCGTGCCCGAGCGCATCGAGCGTGTGCGCGCGCTGCTCGATCCCAAGGCAAAAACCCTGTCCGAAGCGCTCCGAGCCCTCCGCACGCGCATCGGCCTCGCGAACGGCCTCGCGGCCCACGGCATCACCCGCGAAGACATCCCCAAGCTCGCCGCCAAGGCCATCATCGACGCCTGCCACCAATCGAACCCCCGCCCCTGCACCGAAGCCGACCTCGCCGCCCTCTACGAAGCAAGCCTCTGA
- a CDS encoding pyridoxamine 5'-phosphate oxidase family protein: MDRSELVSFLRDQKWAVEATVSVHGVPQAAVIGIAVTDDLEIVFDTFEDARKTRNLRQNKRMALVVGWDDGRTVQLEGIADEPRGDELERLKKVYFARFPDGEERAKKGNLVYVRVRPTWARVSDFRAGEPVVTLIEVVPPRPPRRSHRPPPPPVVEEAPAAPISEDPPTPAQALPPAATSSVVVVADEPPMSDDSLDADDDGNDVLDDAEGSAPEAEDDAADDDGDD; encoded by the coding sequence ATGGATCGCTCGGAGCTCGTTTCGTTTTTGCGTGACCAAAAGTGGGCCGTCGAGGCCACCGTGTCGGTGCACGGTGTTCCCCAAGCGGCGGTCATCGGGATCGCCGTCACCGACGATCTCGAGATCGTGTTCGACACCTTCGAGGACGCACGAAAGACGAGAAACCTCCGCCAAAACAAGCGCATGGCCCTCGTCGTCGGCTGGGACGACGGCCGCACGGTCCAGCTCGAGGGCATCGCCGACGAGCCCCGCGGCGACGAGCTCGAGAGGCTCAAGAAGGTGTACTTCGCACGCTTCCCGGACGGCGAAGAGCGCGCGAAGAAGGGCAACCTCGTCTACGTGCGCGTCCGCCCCACGTGGGCCCGCGTGAGCGATTTCCGCGCTGGGGAGCCGGTCGTCACCCTCATCGAGGTCGTGCCCCCGCGCCCGCCGCGCAGGTCGCACCGCCCGCCGCCCCCGCCGGTCGTCGAAGAGGCGCCCGCCGCGCCGATCTCCGAAGATCCGCCGACGCCCGCCCAAGCCCTCCCGCCGGCCGCCACCTCGTCGGTCGTCGTGGTCGCCGACGAGCCCCCCATGTCGGACGACTCCCTCGACGCCGACGACGACGGCAACGACGTGCTCGACGACGCCGAAGGCTCGGCCCCCGAAGCGGAAGACGACGCGGCCGACGACGACGGCGACGACTGA